The sequence CGGTAGATAATGAAACAAACATTTTATTGGCTATTTCCTTATTTTTCAGCCCAAGAGAAATATATTTTAAGACCTCTTTTTCTCTTTCGGTTAGGTCGAATTCATTTATTTTTTCAGAAACGAATTCTATGTTCCGGTCGCTATTAATTTCTTTATCTTTTAGATTTGCAATTTGATCAACATGTCTTTTTATGTCATTGCGCATTTCTTCTAGTTCCAGATTTTGGTTTCTCAGGGAAATACGCTGATAAAATATACTAAATACTGCAATAATTATTATTATCGCAACAGCAAGTATTAGAATAATAATTTTACTGTTTTGTACCTTCGATTCAAGCTTGAGTCTGTTTATTTTCTCATCTTTTTTCTCCGATTCATATTTAATATTCATAGCAACCATGTTATTTTCACTTTGAATATTGAAAATACTGTCTCTGTATAAATTCATCAGTTTATACTCTTCGATTGCCTTTTTATAATTGCCATTGGATTCTGATAGATTTGAAAGAGCTTCATGTCCTAATACTATGTTTTCTTTCGATGATATTTCCTTAGATAAGTCTAAGCCTTCCGTGATGTATTCTTTTGCTTTTGAGTAGTTATGTAATAGTTTATATGTTATTCCTGTATTGATCAGAGTAAAGCTTAATAAGCGTTTGCTTTTATTTTCCTTTAAGGTTGGGGTAGCTTTTGAGTAATAATTTAAAGCCTTATTTAATTCTCCTTTGTTTTGAAACATAAATCCAATTGAGCTGTAAATAATTGCTTTGTCGTTTTTGATATTTAGTTTGTTCGCAATTTCTAATGATTTGCTATGGTAGTAGAAAGCTGAATCGTATTGTTTTTTATACATATAAGCCTCTCCCAAATTATTGTAATCATATCCCATTCCCCTTTCGCTTCCATCAGCTTTTTTAAGGCTTAAAGATCTTTTGAAATACTTTATGGCATCATCGTATCTGTGCAGAGCTATGTGTGAATTCCCTATACCGTTTAGGGCGATAGCTGTACTTTTTGGAATGTTATTTTTTTCTGATAAATGTATTGACTCAATATAGTGCTTTATGGCTTCTTCTTCCATGTTAAGCCTCCTGTATGAAACGGCCAGGCTGTTGAGATTCTTGATTTTACCTTTAATGTACCATGAATTTTCATAGTGCTTGATGGCTTCTTTGTGAAAGCTTATCGATCGGAGGTACTTGTGATTATAACGGGCATTAACTCCTTTTTTGCTCAAACAGTCAGCTAGCCCGGTTTCGTAGTTTAATTTTTCTGAGATGTTTTGTGCTTCGTCTAAAATATCTTCTCTTACCGGTCTGTTTTTAATAGATAATCTAAAAATTGTTATTAAGTTGTTGACCTTTACCGTATCATCAATTTTTAAAGATATTTCAGTGTAGAGTCTGTCTATGTTAAGGTTATTTATGTTTTTTAAAGTCTGATAATCTAGAATCTTTTCATTTTTTTCCTCAATCTGCTTATTGTTGTTGCATGAAACAAATGATATAAAAAAGATGGTAATAAACAGGTGCTTAAATTTCATGGTTAGACTGTATTGGTGCTAAAGTTGATTTTCTAAGTAATTATTTTTATTTCGGTTGGTAAGAAGGTTATTCATCATGGGATTGCATATTTTCAAAATATGATGTCAGCTCATCCCAACTGTAAAGTTTACCTCCTTTTTCTTCCAGCATTTTTTTTGCAGAACTACTGTCGGAAAATCCCGTAAGAAATTCACCCATCGGACTGGGTAGATTTTTACTTATTAAAAAAGTAGTTTCTTTGGCATTGACAAGGGTTTTAGCTGAGTCGTAATCATTTACGAAAAACATAGCCACCTTATTGTGAGCTTCGTTATAATCGCGCATCATACACTCGATGGCATCGTACTTAAATACTTTTCCCTTTTTTGTGATGACTTCTGCAGAATGTTGATCATCTTCAATTTTCATATTGCAGAAATTGCACTGATCTTTTCCGTAATTAATTTCTTTAGGCTCTAAATTACAGGCCCACAATTGTGAAATAATTACAATAAATAAAATTGAGCGATAACGCATGGATTGGTAATTGACGTTTGAGGGTTTAAATTTATTTTAATGTTCTAAAATATTCTAACACATGACGAGCCTCTTCTTTAGTAAGATTTTGGTTGGCCATTGGTGCACCGTTAAAATCAATTAATAATTGTTTGGCAATAGGATCTTCTTTAACCATTTGTTCGGGGTTGAGAATCATATTCATGATCCATTCAGGAGTACGTCGTTCCATAATCCCTTTTGGAGCAGGTCCTATAAATTTTTTATTAGCCTTGTGACATGCAGTACACATCTTGTCATAAACTATTTTGCCTTGTTCAGCCATCGCAGCATCTACTTCGTCGGTTAAGGTAACATCACCTTTCGAAATAGGGCCAATTCCATAATCGGAACCTGAAACTTCTTCAGGAGCTTCAATTTTTTTATCCGTTTTTTTTATAGGATCTTTAACTTCTTTTTTTGAAGATTCATCTTCGGCACAACCTGAAATTAAAATAGGAATTGAGATTAAAAGTACTTTTAATAAGTTTTTCATTAGTTCTTGAATTTACATTTTAGGCTAAAATAAAAAAAACACAACTATAAAAGACTTTATGGTCTTTTATTTTAAGGGTAATTTCATATAGCTAACTTATAACATTTTACAATAATATTAGGTT comes from Bacteroidota bacterium and encodes:
- a CDS encoding tetratricopeptide repeat protein, whose product is MKFKHLFITIFFISFVSCNNNKQIEEKNEKILDYQTLKNINNLNIDRLYTEISLKIDDTVKVNNLITIFRLSIKNRPVREDILDEAQNISEKLNYETGLADCLSKKGVNARYNHKYLRSISFHKEAIKHYENSWYIKGKIKNLNSLAVSYRRLNMEEEAIKHYIESIHLSEKNNIPKSTAIALNGIGNSHIALHRYDDAIKYFKRSLSLKKADGSERGMGYDYNNLGEAYMYKKQYDSAFYYHSKSLEIANKLNIKNDKAIIYSSIGFMFQNKGELNKALNYYSKATPTLKENKSKRLLSFTLINTGITYKLLHNYSKAKEYITEGLDLSKEISSKENIVLGHEALSNLSESNGNYKKAIEEYKLMNLYRDSIFNIQSENNMVAMNIKYESEKKDEKINRLKLESKVQNSKIIILILAVAIIIIIAVFSIFYQRISLRNQNLELEEMRNDIKRHVDQIANLKDKEINSDRNIEFVSEKINEFDLTEREKEVLKYISLGLKNKEIANKMFVSLSTVKTHTMNIFNKLDVRNRIEAAKKAQTL
- a CDS encoding nitrous oxide reductase accessory protein NosL, which translates into the protein MRYRSILFIVIISQLWACNLEPKEINYGKDQCNFCNMKIEDDQHSAEVITKKGKVFKYDAIECMMRDYNEAHNKVAMFFVNDYDSAKTLVNAKETTFLISKNLPSPMGEFLTGFSDSSSAKKMLEEKGGKLYSWDELTSYFENMQSHDE
- a CDS encoding cytochrome c, yielding MKNLLKVLLISIPILISGCAEDESSKKEVKDPIKKTDKKIEAPEEVSGSDYGIGPISKGDVTLTDEVDAAMAEQGKIVYDKMCTACHKANKKFIGPAPKGIMERRTPEWIMNMILNPEQMVKEDPIAKQLLIDFNGAPMANQNLTKEEARHVLEYFRTLK